Proteins found in one Fodinibius saliphilus genomic segment:
- a CDS encoding DUF3470 domain-containing protein: MAYVVTEPCINCKYTNCAAVCPVDAFREGPNFLTIDPLECIDCDACVAECPVEAIYPDDEVPMEWEHYIDLNEQLAEEWADHIINQTTEEMEDADEWAEVEEKLEHLQETW, encoded by the coding sequence ATGGCCTACGTAGTAACAGAACCATGCATTAACTGTAAGTATACAAATTGCGCAGCAGTGTGCCCGGTTGATGCCTTTCGGGAAGGCCCCAACTTCCTGACGATTGATCCGCTTGAATGTATTGATTGTGATGCTTGTGTGGCAGAATGCCCGGTAGAAGCGATTTATCCCGATGATGAAGTACCTATGGAATGGGAGCACTATATCGATCTTAATGAACAGCTGGCCGAAGAGTGGGCTGATCATATAATTAATCAAACCACAGAAGAGATGGAAGATGCCGATGAATGGGCAGAAGTCGAAGAAAAGCTCGAACATCTTCAAGAAACCTGGTAG
- a CDS encoding TonB-dependent receptor, which translates to MKRYSIVLLMFLLIPLIGLGQGVTTSSIKGTVVSESGESLPGANILARHLPTGTEYGAATNSNGAFNIRNMRAGGPYRIRVTFVGYDAYVREGFQLELGETLSLEVSLSEGSTELGEVTVTAAGDVFNKTKTGIGKNVSTEDIEDAPTVGRSLADYTRLNPQAFVVNSDDDGAAISIAGQNNRFNSIFIDGAVNNDVFGLSAQGTNGGQTGASPISMDAIEQFQINSSPFDVTQGGFTGGAINAITRSGTNKFEGSAYWFNRNEGLAGKTPIGLANFNNSDREALPAFKNNRFGFRLGGPIIEDKLFFFANLEMLRSQSPRPFLGINSYQGDATISKLEEISTTLQNEVGYDPGTFRDKNSSLDSDKALFKLNWNINKDHKLMLRHSYTASDNTDRFQSGVGTINYKKNSEVFPNTTHSTALELTSSLGDRMANKLTIGYTDVLDDRDFAGEAFPTVTIFDGDGDISLGNEPFSTSNLLDQQILTVTNDFNIFAGDHTITIGTHNEFYDMANQFIPFNNGWYFYFGADDFLQSVRAVNDPNISPATPALYLRGVSLVGGQNTIGDAAQNTGAFKAYQLGLYVQDEWQVTDDLRLTGGLRFDMPKVSTDPGYADDVFNTTIPDLQAAGKNLKGARPGETPKAQLYISPRFGVNWDVDGEGTTQLRAGAGVFLGRVPFVWPGGMFLNNGANTGIIEAGIFEGEFTLDNGDPIPFRPDPTNGLTLEDFGQPGIPSGRLEMFADDFRYPTVFRTSIGVDQRLPYDIIGTFEVQYTKTVNNIVIENVNLKSQNGTLDGPDTRPFYNYSGSDRYIDSRYSNIHVVSNTNDGHAYDFTVQLRKSFSDNFRTNVAWTYGDSYVLNEGTSSQINSLWDGQEHVNGANNLSLSRSDFSMGHRLTASLVYRKQFLGNLATTISLFYEGTSGRPFSYVIDQSENLVNEGGDDASLIYVPEDASNLTWAPITDGNNNVIYTVSEQIAAFNEFIESSDYLSSRRGQYAERNASRAPFEHIIDLKVEQELFADFMNRRHKLEFTLDIFNFTALLGDLFDKSWGSRYNVGGTYEPIEFIEFQDPGNGDYTPVYNLNYDPNSIKNTDDMFQQSIQDFGTYSSRWLMQFGIRYTF; encoded by the coding sequence ATGAAACGTTATTCGATTGTACTACTGATGTTTTTACTTATACCGTTAATTGGATTGGGTCAAGGGGTTACAACTTCTTCAATAAAAGGAACGGTAGTTAGTGAGTCAGGCGAATCGCTACCGGGGGCCAATATATTAGCACGACATTTGCCTACGGGAACGGAATATGGAGCAGCTACTAATTCTAACGGCGCTTTTAATATTCGTAACATGAGGGCAGGTGGTCCCTATAGAATCAGGGTTACATTTGTAGGGTATGATGCCTATGTAAGAGAAGGTTTTCAACTAGAGTTGGGAGAAACATTAAGTCTCGAAGTTAGCCTTTCTGAAGGTTCTACTGAGCTTGGAGAAGTAACGGTAACTGCAGCGGGAGATGTATTTAACAAAACAAAAACCGGTATAGGTAAAAACGTTTCTACTGAAGATATCGAGGATGCACCTACAGTGGGTAGGTCATTGGCAGATTATACCCGGTTAAATCCACAGGCATTTGTAGTAAATAGTGATGATGACGGGGCCGCCATATCCATTGCAGGTCAAAATAACAGGTTCAACTCCATTTTTATTGATGGGGCTGTTAATAATGATGTGTTTGGTCTTTCTGCCCAAGGGACAAATGGTGGTCAGACAGGTGCATCGCCTATTAGTATGGATGCCATTGAACAGTTTCAAATTAATAGTTCCCCGTTTGATGTAACACAGGGTGGTTTTACCGGGGGAGCAATAAATGCAATAACCCGTAGCGGAACTAATAAGTTTGAAGGTTCAGCATACTGGTTTAATAGGAATGAGGGATTGGCAGGAAAAACTCCTATTGGTCTTGCCAATTTTAATAACAGTGACCGTGAAGCATTACCTGCTTTTAAGAATAACCGGTTTGGTTTTCGTCTGGGGGGACCTATCATAGAAGACAAGCTATTTTTCTTTGCCAATCTTGAAATGCTCAGATCGCAATCTCCGCGACCATTTTTGGGAATCAACAGTTACCAGGGAGATGCTACTATTTCAAAGCTTGAAGAAATAAGTACTACCTTGCAAAATGAAGTGGGATATGATCCAGGTACGTTTCGTGATAAGAACAGTTCATTGGATAGCGATAAAGCACTGTTTAAGTTGAACTGGAACATCAATAAAGATCATAAGTTGATGTTGCGACACAGTTACACTGCTTCTGATAATACAGACCGGTTCCAAAGCGGAGTAGGGACAATTAATTACAAAAAGAACAGCGAAGTTTTTCCCAATACTACCCATTCTACTGCTTTGGAATTAACAAGTTCTCTTGGAGACAGGATGGCGAACAAGTTGACCATCGGTTATACAGATGTGCTGGATGATCGTGATTTTGCTGGAGAAGCATTTCCAACGGTAACTATTTTTGATGGTGATGGCGATATTTCGTTGGGTAATGAGCCATTCTCAACATCGAACTTGTTAGATCAGCAGATACTGACTGTCACCAATGATTTTAACATTTTTGCTGGAGATCATACCATAACTATTGGTACCCATAACGAGTTTTACGACATGGCAAACCAATTTATCCCATTCAATAATGGGTGGTATTTTTATTTTGGGGCTGATGACTTTTTGCAGTCTGTGCGTGCAGTGAACGATCCAAATATAAGTCCTGCTACTCCTGCTCTTTACCTTCGCGGTGTTTCTCTCGTTGGAGGTCAAAATACTATTGGTGATGCAGCGCAAAATACGGGGGCTTTTAAAGCATATCAGCTTGGGCTATATGTACAGGATGAATGGCAAGTAACAGACGACTTACGTCTGACAGGGGGGCTTCGGTTTGATATGCCGAAGGTTAGTACAGACCCCGGTTATGCAGATGATGTATTTAATACTACGATACCAGACTTGCAGGCAGCGGGTAAAAATCTAAAAGGAGCTCGTCCGGGAGAAACTCCGAAGGCACAGCTCTATATTTCACCACGTTTTGGGGTTAATTGGGATGTAGATGGAGAAGGAACTACCCAACTACGTGCAGGGGCCGGTGTCTTTTTGGGGCGTGTGCCTTTTGTGTGGCCGGGAGGTATGTTTTTAAACAACGGGGCGAATACAGGTATTATCGAGGCAGGTATTTTCGAGGGTGAATTTACTTTGGATAATGGAGATCCTATTCCATTCCGACCTGATCCCACAAATGGGTTAACCCTTGAAGACTTTGGTCAGCCCGGTATTCCAAGTGGTCGTTTAGAAATGTTTGCTGATGATTTCAGATATCCAACGGTTTTTCGAACCAGCATAGGGGTTGATCAACGCTTGCCATATGACATTATCGGTACTTTCGAAGTGCAGTATACTAAGACGGTAAATAATATTGTTATCGAGAACGTGAACTTAAAGTCTCAAAATGGAACGTTGGATGGCCCCGATACCCGACCATTTTACAATTATAGTGGCTCTGATCGATACATCGATTCCCGATATTCAAATATTCATGTAGTTAGTAATACCAATGATGGACATGCTTATGATTTTACAGTTCAGCTTCGAAAGAGCTTCAGTGATAATTTCAGAACAAATGTTGCATGGACATATGGAGATTCTTATGTCTTGAATGAGGGTACTTCTTCACAAATTAATTCGCTCTGGGATGGTCAAGAGCATGTCAATGGTGCTAATAATCTGTCATTGAGTCGGTCAGATTTCTCAATGGGGCATCGTCTCACTGCATCGTTGGTTTATCGTAAACAGTTCTTGGGTAATCTGGCTACAACTATATCACTCTTCTATGAAGGCACTTCAGGAAGACCATTCTCTTATGTTATTGACCAAAGTGAAAACTTGGTAAATGAAGGCGGTGATGATGCTTCATTGATTTATGTTCCCGAAGATGCATCAAATTTAACATGGGCTCCAATAACGGATGGCAACAACAATGTTATATACACTGTATCGGAACAGATAGCAGCATTTAATGAGTTCATTGAAAGCAGTGATTATTTGAGTAGTCGGCGTGGGCAATATGCCGAGCGCAACGCATCCAGGGCACCTTTCGAACACATTATTGACCTTAAGGTTGAGCAAGAGCTGTTTGCTGATTTTATGAATCGCAGACATAAGCTCGAGTTTACCCTGGATATATTTAACTTCACAGCGTTGTTGGGAGATCTGTTTGATAAAAGTTGGGGAAGCCGATATAATGTTGGGGGAACCTATGAACCCATAGAGTTTATAGAGTTCCAAGATCCCGGTAATGGAGATTATACTCCTGTATATAATCTGAATTATGATCCGAATAGCATTAAAAATACAGATGATATGTTCCAGCAAAGCATACAGGATTTCGGAACCTATAGTTCACGTTGGTTAATGCAGTTTGGAATACGCTATACGTTTTAA
- a CDS encoding ectonucleotide pyrophosphatase/phosphodiesterase, whose translation MTKRALAIVLVIATSFVSFGCNKSTTDTLLPDQKTLLISFDGFRYDYLNKVDTPHFDSLVAGGVQSEGLIPVFPSKTFPNHYSIATGLYPENTGFIGNTMYDPKWDEWYRIRDREAVENGKWYGGEPIWNTLEKQGVRTGTMFWVGSEADIQDMYPTYWKPYDADMRLRARIDTVIKWMTMPAGKDVDFATLYYSYVDTKGHRYGIQSDSLKNAIRLSDELVGYLKMRMKEKGIWGKTNILIVSDHGMVNQAADKIISLDKIIKMNDVERVLWGPMTMIQPAEEKSEKVYQALKAAENNYKVYKKEELPERYHLKNHRRVEDIVMVADLGYTILDEDYKQQFLNSLPRATHGYDNKNKEMQALFLARGPAFKTGSTVAAFQNIHIYELINHLMGTTPAQNDGAIDSVRVLLN comes from the coding sequence ATGACGAAAAGAGCACTAGCCATCGTTTTAGTTATTGCAACGTCTTTTGTCAGCTTTGGGTGTAATAAGTCAACGACTGATACCCTTTTGCCAGATCAAAAGACACTGTTAATTTCTTTTGACGGTTTTCGATATGATTATCTCAATAAGGTTGATACCCCACACTTCGATTCACTGGTTGCCGGGGGCGTGCAATCTGAGGGGTTAATTCCCGTATTCCCAAGCAAAACCTTTCCCAACCACTATTCTATAGCTACGGGATTATATCCAGAGAATACTGGTTTTATTGGTAATACCATGTACGATCCTAAATGGGATGAGTGGTACCGCATACGAGATCGTGAGGCTGTTGAAAATGGCAAGTGGTATGGTGGGGAACCAATATGGAATACGCTCGAAAAACAGGGTGTGCGTACCGGTACCATGTTTTGGGTAGGTTCTGAAGCTGATATACAGGACATGTATCCAACGTATTGGAAACCATATGATGCAGATATGAGGCTGCGAGCCCGTATTGATACCGTTATAAAATGGATGACGATGCCTGCTGGTAAGGATGTAGATTTTGCTACTCTCTATTATAGTTACGTAGATACCAAAGGACACCGATATGGCATCCAGTCTGATTCGCTGAAAAACGCAATCCGACTTTCAGATGAACTGGTTGGTTATCTCAAGATGAGAATGAAAGAGAAAGGAATCTGGGGAAAAACCAATATCCTGATCGTATCTGACCATGGTATGGTCAATCAAGCCGCTGATAAGATTATCAGCTTGGATAAGATCATTAAAATGAATGATGTTGAACGGGTACTTTGGGGACCTATGACGATGATTCAGCCTGCGGAAGAGAAAAGTGAGAAGGTGTATCAAGCATTAAAGGCCGCTGAAAATAATTATAAAGTTTATAAAAAAGAGGAGTTGCCCGAACGGTATCATTTGAAGAACCATCGACGTGTGGAAGATATCGTAATGGTAGCTGATTTAGGTTATACCATTCTTGATGAGGATTATAAACAACAGTTTCTAAATTCGCTGCCTCGTGCCACTCATGGTTATGATAATAAGAATAAAGAAATGCAGGCACTGTTTTTAGCACGAGGTCCGGCTTTTAAAACAGGTTCAACGGTAGCAGCTTTCCAGAATATTCATATATACGAATTAATAAACCATTTAATGGGGACCACACCGGCACAGAACGATGGCGCGATCGATAGCGTTAGAGTTCTTCTAAATTAA